The proteins below come from a single Salvelinus alpinus chromosome 18, SLU_Salpinus.1, whole genome shotgun sequence genomic window:
- the stard4 gene encoding stAR-related lipid transfer protein 4 isoform X2, with the protein MTAMDIIETLDQGCCVMRYTTAGQLWNIIAPREFIDFSYTTDYQDGLLSCGISVEHEEQHQSYVRGFNHPCGWFCVPTPDSTTTAAQSLLTGYIQTDLRGMIPQSAVDTAMASTLINFYTDLRRALKKA; encoded by the exons ATGACAGCAATGGACATAATAGAGACCCTTGATCAG ggctgTTGTGTGATGAGGTACACTACTGCAGGCCAGCTGTGGAACATCATAGCTCCCAGAGAGTTTATTGATTTCTCCTACACCACAGACTACCAGGATGGACTATTGTCCTGCG GTATCAGTGTGGAGCATGAGGAGCAGCACCAGAGTTATGTTCGGGGCTTCAACCACCCATGTGGCTGGTTCTGTGTGCCCACcccagacagcaccaccaccgcAGCCCAGAGCCTCCTGACAGGGTACATTCAGACAGACCTCCGGGGTATGATCCCCCAGTCTGCCGTGGACACAGCCATGGCCAGCACCCTCATCAACTTCTACACTGACCTGCGCAGGGCTCTGAAGAAGGCCTAA